The Dyella sp. 2HG41-7 sequence GAAGTGTTCTCCGCAGGCGGCGGGCAAGGCTTGAACTTCTTTACCGTGTCGCCAGAATTGATCGGTTCGGTGGTGGTGAGCAAGAACCAGACGGCGGACATGATCGAAGGCGGCATCGCCGGCACGATCGATCTGAATACGCGCAAGCCGTTCGACAGCAAAAAGGATACGCAAGCGTCCATCACGCTGGGTACGTACTGGGGCAATCTGGATAAAAAGGGCACGCCGCAAATCGCCGGCTTGTTCAGTCATAACTGGAACACCGACATCGGTCGTTTCGGCGTGTTGTTCAACATCGCCTACGACCGCATCGATCAGCAGGACAACGCCATCTCGCTGGTCGATTTTCAGCGACGCTGCGATGGCTGCTCGCTGCCAAACGGCAGAACCGACAGCTATCCCGGTCTTGCGCCGGGCCAATACGCTTATGTGCCCGTTGGTGGCGACTTGCGCGTTCAAGACGAAACCAGCACGCGCTTCGGTCACGTGCTTTCCACGCAATGGGAAAGTCCCGACAAGGCTTGGCAAGCGACCTTGGAATGGGATCGTGCCTCGGATACGGAAACCACGTACGAGCACACGCTGCAAGCATCGACCGACGGCTGCGCGTTCGGACAATCGCTCGCTGGTTGTGCCGTTCCGGTGGCGGGCACAACACCCGTCTACGATTCCAATGGCGTCTTTCAGTCGGGTGTGATCGGCGGCGCTCCGGGTTCGTCGAGCTTTCTGCCTATCACTTACGGCGGCGTGCCGACGCAGCTGGACAGCACCGCGTATCGGAATCGCTACGTCACCAACGATTACAGCTTCAATCTGAAGTGGAACGTCAACGACCGCCTCCATCTAAGTGCGGACGTGCAAGACACGAAATCCACGTTCAACAACTTCTACTACTACATCCGTCAGTTGACGCAGGCCAACTGGGCGATCACCCAACATGGCGACAACGTACCGAGCGTTGCGTTGCTTTCGCCGGATCCGAACGAAACGACGGCGCAGTATTACGCCAATCCCAACAACACCTATTGGGCGGCGGCGCAAGATCACTTCGCCAATTCCTGGGGCAATCAGCGCACGTTCCGTTTGGACGGCACGTTCGATATCGATTCGGGCTTCCTGGACAACGTGGAGTTCGGCGTTCGTCACTCCGATCAGCGCGAAACGGTGCAGAACTCGGCCTACAACTACGAAAGCATCAGCTTTCCTTACGGCCAGAACGCCGTCACCGTTGCCAATACGCCCGGTGTCACGGGGCTGTACAACCTCAACTTGCAAGGGTTTAGCGGTAGCAATTTCCCTGGCATCGTCGCACCGTATTTCACGCTCAATCCGCTGACGCAATTCCATCAGGCGGCGGCCATCATCGAGCAAATCAACCAGCAGGCTAAGAACATGAACCCGCCTGGCAGCGTGGGTCAGTACTACACGCTGTACCAGCGCCCACAGTACGTTTCCGGCGATGTATTCGTTCCGGGCACGTTTTACTTGCCGCAGGAAGTCGCCTCCAACCAAGAGAAGACGAACGCCAGCTACGTACGCCTGAACTTCGGCAACGACAACACGGAGTTTCTCAGCGGCCTGCAAATTAGTGGCAACGTGGGCATGCGCTATGTGCACACCCAGGATGACGCCGAAGGTTATCTGATCCTTCCGAACCAGGCGGCGATTCTCAACGGCGTAAGCATCGCGCAGTATTGCTTGAACCAGACCAACGGCGGCGCCACGCCCTCACCCGGCACATTCTGCGCGCTGACGCCGGCGCAGCAACAGCAGTACATGAGCTTCGCCAATGGCCAATACACGCCGATCACGGCGCGGAACTCCTACGCCGACTGGCTCCCCAGCTTCAATCTGTCGATTGGCTGGACCGACACGCTGATCACACGATTCGCGTTTTCCAAAGCGGTGTATCGACCAACGCTCAACCAGCTGCAAGCGGGTCAGTCCATTAGCGGATTGCTTCCTTATGGCACCAACGGCAGCACAGTGCCGACGGTAGGCAATGGCTATAGCGGCAGCAACCCGTACCTCGTGCCCATTTCGTCGCACAACTTCGACATTACGCAAGAGTGGTATTTCGGCAACGCCGGCTCGGTATCCGCAACGCTGTTCTACAAACAGTTGAACAACACCATCCAGACCATCACCAGCGTGGTCGATACCTCGGTCACGAACAATGGCGTGACCTACCCAGAGCAATACACCATCGGCCTAGCCAACTTGAACAAAGGCGGCAGCGTGCGCGGCGCGGAACTGGCGTATCAGCAGAAATACGATTTTCTGCCTGGCTGGTTGTCCGGCCTCGGTACGCAGATGAACTACACGTACATCAAACCGCGCAATCTGAGTTACGGTTCGACCAACTTCTGCCCCAGCGGCTACGCGCCCGCGACGCAGTGCGTCAATCAGCTCACGCTGCCGCCGTACGAACTGTCGCGCAATACCTACAACTTCACCATGTACTACGAGAAAGGCCCGCTCTCCGCGCGCCTTGCGTACAACTGGCGTTCGAAGTACCTGATCACAGGCTATGAAGCGGATTATCCGTTCCTGCCCGTCATGGCGTCGTCGCAAGGCCAATTGGATGCGTCGGTGATCTATGCGCTCACCAGTCACATAAAGCTGTCCCTGCAGGCCGCCAATATCCTGAATTCGACCTTCAGGACGCGGGAAATCGTCAATACCGATGGATTGAGCGTGCCCAAGGGCTTCTTCCGCAACGACACGCGTTACAACCTCAGCGTGCGCGCGGACTTCTGACGAGGAGTGTCCGAACTTCCGCGCGGCGTATAAGCACCGTGCGGAATGAAACAATTTTTTCCCTGCTGCCGTCACTCACGCGAACGCCTGAGTGGCGGCTTTTTCTTGGCGCGTTGGGACGCGAATCAAACTTCCAGCCGATCCCCCGTTCTCGCGACCAAGGCATACAACGCGGGCATCAGAAAAATGCTGATCAACAGACGCGTAAACAAACCACTGACGATGACGAGCGCAAATGGTCGTTGCGTGTCAGTGCCCACGCCGGTGGCGAGCGCGGCGGGGAGCAGACCGAGTGCGGCGACAAGCGCCGTCATCATGATCGGACGCAGACGCAGAATCGCGCCCTGACGAATGGCATCCGCGACGTCGACACCTGCGCGACGAAGTTCATTGACGTAGGAAATGTAGACGACGGCGGTTTGCACAGAAACGCCGAACAGTGCAAGAAAACCGATGCCGGACGATACCGAGAACGGCGTGTTGGTCAGCCACAACGCAATAATCCCTCCGACCGGCGCCGACAGCAGCACGCCGAGCACGGTAATGAACGGGAATTTGAAGTTGCTGTAAAGCGTAAATAGCAGCAGGAAAATCAGTCCCAGCGTGAGCGGCACGATGACATTCAACTGCGCGCGCGACGCCGTATATTCGGTGTACTCGCCGCCCCAGTCGAGGCGATAACCCTGCGGCAAGGGAACCTTTTTATCGACCTGGGCGATAGCGTCGCCAACAGCGCCGGCAAGATCGCGACCTTCCACCGAAAACTGCACGCCGATATAGCGCGAATTGTTTTCGCGATAGATAAACGACGCGCCGTTGGTGACTTTGATCTCGGCGAATTCTTTCAGCGGAATTTGTTGACCCCCAGGCGTCGCGACGAGGATGTTGCCGATTTCCTCGGGATTATCCCGATATCGCTGGTCGAGTCGAACGACCAGATCGAATTGCTTTTCTTGCTGCACCACTTGCGTCGCGACGTCGCCGCCGATCGCCGTCTGGATCAGCGCATTGATGTCGGCGACGTTGACACCGTAACGCGCAATAGCGTCGCGGTTGATCTTGATCGTCAGGCTGGGCTGGCCAAGTTCCTGCACCAGCGTGACGTCGGTGATGCCTCGCACTTGTTGTAACACCTTTCGGATCGCCTTGCCTTTTTCTTGCAGGGTGTTGAGGTCCGAACCGAATATCTTTACTGCGAGCGCGCTCTTCAGCCCGGTTTCCGCCTCGTCCACCGCATCCTCGGCCGGCTGCGTGTAGTTGAACATGATGCCGGGAAAAGCCTGCAGCTTCTGATTGATCGCTTCCGTAAGCGCAGCCTTGGTGCGATAGCTGCCCTTCCATTGGGAATACGGCTTCAGGCCGACGTAGAACTCGACATTGAAGAAACCGGTGGAATCCGTGCCGTCGTCGGGTCGACCCAATTCCGAGGCAACCGTTGTTACCTCGGGAAACGAACGCAGAATGTCACGAATCTTTGGCGTGATCTTGGCCGACTCATCGAACGAGATCGTATACGGCATCGTCGCTCGTACCCACAGCGCCCCCTCGTCAAGATGCGGCATAAACTCTGCGCCAATCCGCGGAATCAACAGCAACGACAACACAAGCAAGATTGTCGACGCAACCGTGGTCGTCCACGGACGCCGCAGACAGGCATCGAGGCCCTTTGCGTAAACCGATTTGATCGACTCGAAAATCCGATTGCGCCGCTCGACCACACCCCTGCGCATAAACCACGCGCACAACACCGGCAACAAGGTCAGCGTCACGATCAGCGAACCGACGAGCGCGAAAATCATCGTATCCGCCATCGGCTTGAACAGCGTGCCAGACGCGCCCGACAGCACATAGATCGGCAGAAAACTGACGACGATCACCGCCACCGCATAGAACAACGGACGATCCACTTCGGCCGCCGCCTCGCGAATAATCGCCTTGACGTCCAGTGGAGCACCTTTGCGCTCGGCGATCTGGCGGAAGATGTTTTCCACCATCACCACCGCGCCGTCGACCAGGATGCCGAAATCGATGGCGCCGATCGACAACAGATTCGCCGACGCCTTCTGCACGTCCAGGCAAATAAACGCAAACAGCAGCGCCAGCGGAATGGTCACTGCGACAATCAGACCGGCACGAATATCGTAAAGAAAGAAAATCAGCACCACCACGACCAGCAACATGCCGCGCAATAAATTGTCTTTAACGGTCGTGGTGGTCAGCGCGATCAGATCGGAGCGATCGTAAAACGGCACCACTTTGACGTCTTTCGGCAGGATCTGATCGTTGAGTTCTTTGGTCTTCGCTTCGACGCGCTTGAGCACATCCTGCGTCTTCTCGCCGGTGCGCAGCAGGATGACGCCTTCGACGGCATCGTCCTGTTTCTCATAACCGAACTC is a genomic window containing:
- a CDS encoding CusA/CzcA family heavy metal efflux RND transporter encodes the protein MSAKLPPNETPSRTASLMNRIVSASLGQSFLVILLTLMLTGSGLHSLQRLPVDAYPDLSPPVVEIITQWPGHAAEEIERLITVPVELGMNGIPKTAITRSISLYGLSDVIITYDNGTDGYFARQEVFNRLGDITLPSGVTPSVSPMSAPSGLIYRYVLQSTDRSPMDLKTLEDWTIEPQYKSVRGVADDSGFGGGTMQYQVLLDQAKLASVGLSAPQVEASLTANNANAGGGFYSQGGQFYYVRGMGRMQTLEDIGNVVVAVHDGTPVLVKDVGRVVIGIAPRLGEFGYEKQDDAVEGVILLRTGEKTQDVLKRVEAKTKELNDQILPKDVKVVPFYDRSDLIALTTTTVKDNLLRGMLLVVVVLIFFLYDIRAGLIVAVTIPLALLFAFICLDVQKASANLLSIGAIDFGILVDGAVVMVENIFRQIAERKGAPLDVKAIIREAAAEVDRPLFYAVAVIVVSFLPIYVLSGASGTLFKPMADTMIFALVGSLIVTLTLLPVLCAWFMRRGVVERRNRIFESIKSVYAKGLDACLRRPWTTTVASTILLVLSLLLIPRIGAEFMPHLDEGALWVRATMPYTISFDESAKITPKIRDILRSFPEVTTVASELGRPDDGTDSTGFFNVEFYVGLKPYSQWKGSYRTKAALTEAINQKLQAFPGIMFNYTQPAEDAVDEAETGLKSALAVKIFGSDLNTLQEKGKAIRKVLQQVRGITDVTLVQELGQPSLTIKINRDAIARYGVNVADINALIQTAIGGDVATQVVQQEKQFDLVVRLDQRYRDNPEEIGNILVATPGGQQIPLKEFAEIKVTNGASFIYRENNSRYIGVQFSVEGRDLAGAVGDAIAQVDKKVPLPQGYRLDWGGEYTEYTASRAQLNVIVPLTLGLIFLLLFTLYSNFKFPFITVLGVLLSAPVGGIIALWLTNTPFSVSSGIGFLALFGVSVQTAVVYISYVNELRRAGVDVADAIRQGAILRLRPIMMTALVAALGLLPAALATGVGTDTQRPFALVIVSGLFTRLLISIFLMPALYALVARTGDRLEV
- a CDS encoding TonB-dependent receptor, producing the protein MKKQSIRSHARSVSQPYRLSIAIAMTLFAATQLHAQTTQPAPQSNDQATPAATQDAKTNKKKDASTTADEKEAKLLSGLTVSGFSSSLNSAQEIKRYADTVVDAISAQDAGSLPDTSVTEALKRVPGVAVSAFGVAADPDHFSIQGSDISLQGLPYTSTLFNGREVFSAGGGQGLNFFTVSPELIGSVVVSKNQTADMIEGGIAGTIDLNTRKPFDSKKDTQASITLGTYWGNLDKKGTPQIAGLFSHNWNTDIGRFGVLFNIAYDRIDQQDNAISLVDFQRRCDGCSLPNGRTDSYPGLAPGQYAYVPVGGDLRVQDETSTRFGHVLSTQWESPDKAWQATLEWDRASDTETTYEHTLQASTDGCAFGQSLAGCAVPVAGTTPVYDSNGVFQSGVIGGAPGSSSFLPITYGGVPTQLDSTAYRNRYVTNDYSFNLKWNVNDRLHLSADVQDTKSTFNNFYYYIRQLTQANWAITQHGDNVPSVALLSPDPNETTAQYYANPNNTYWAAAQDHFANSWGNQRTFRLDGTFDIDSGFLDNVEFGVRHSDQRETVQNSAYNYESISFPYGQNAVTVANTPGVTGLYNLNLQGFSGSNFPGIVAPYFTLNPLTQFHQAAAIIEQINQQAKNMNPPGSVGQYYTLYQRPQYVSGDVFVPGTFYLPQEVASNQEKTNASYVRLNFGNDNTEFLSGLQISGNVGMRYVHTQDDAEGYLILPNQAAILNGVSIAQYCLNQTNGGATPSPGTFCALTPAQQQQYMSFANGQYTPITARNSYADWLPSFNLSIGWTDTLITRFAFSKAVYRPTLNQLQAGQSISGLLPYGTNGSTVPTVGNGYSGSNPYLVPISSHNFDITQEWYFGNAGSVSATLFYKQLNNTIQTITSVVDTSVTNNGVTYPEQYTIGLANLNKGGSVRGAELAYQQKYDFLPGWLSGLGTQMNYTYIKPRNLSYGSTNFCPSGYAPATQCVNQLTLPPYELSRNTYNFTMYYEKGPLSARLAYNWRSKYLITGYEADYPFLPVMASSQGQLDASVIYALTSHIKLSLQAANILNSTFRTREIVNTDGLSVPKGFFRNDTRYNLSVRADF